The genomic stretch CCGCTTAAAACAGCCGCTGCAACGCCGTCATGATGCCCCAGATGGTCATAATAGCTCAGGTCCTTGAGGTCAATGCCGGCTTCAAGGAGCATAGCCCTCGGGACGATATAGCTTGATGTTGAACGGCTGTCGCCAAAGGCGAAGGAAGCGCCCTTAATGTCATCAATGCTTTTGATTTTCCCGCCCGCCTTTGCAATTATTACAGCGTGATGATAATATCTCCCGCCCCTCAGCGCTTTTACCAGCGCCTCAATGCCGTATTTTTCCTTAGCCTCAATGTAGGTAGAGGGGGTCATATAACAGATATTTGTAACCCCCTCTCCAAAATCTCCAATCGTTCCGGCAAAATCAACGGCAAGCCTGAGATCCACCGTTTTATTTAATTTTTTTGCGAGATACTCGGCAAGCGGGGTAAAACGCCTGTACATCTCCGCAGGCGAGTCAAGCGGCACAACCCCCATTTTGATTGTGTCTGCCTCAGCCTCGCTGCTAAGCTTAAACTTATGCAGTTCAGCCATAAGTATCTCAGCATCTTTAAGGAGGCTCCTTAGGTTTTTATTAATCTGAAACGACCTGCTTCTGTTCCCCTCCGGAAGAGTCATTATCCTTTCCATTGAGATAAATATGTTATTTGTGTTTAATTTCTGTTTGTTGATTGAGCCTGATATCTCATGCAATAACACTGAGATATTCTCCGCCGCATCATGCAGTTGTCTTTCTCCCTTAGACTGCTCCAGAGTGGCGTTTTTAACATGTTTTGAAATTTCCCTGATTTTTTCTGTCTCCGACATTATCAGGTTTACTTCCTTTGACTGCTCAATTGTAGCTTCGGCAATCTGCGCGCTCATGCTTTTTATTTTCCCCATTGAATCCGTGACAACGCCGATTCCCTTTGTCTGCTCATAAGTTGCATTCTCAATCTGCGCCACCATTTCGGCAGAGTGTTTTGAACTTTCAATAATCTGGGCAAATGATTCTTTTGCCTCTTTGGTAAGCAAGGCGCCTTCGTCCACAGTCATAGTTCCCTCTTCCATGTCTGAAACCGCCTCACTGATTTCAGCCTGAACGGATTGTATAAGGGAAGATATTTCCTGAGTAGAATACGAGGTTCTCTCCGCAAGGTCCTTTATCTCATCGGCAACTACTGCAAAACCTTTCCCGTATTCTCCGGCCTGTGCCGCAAGTATTGCAGCATTAAGGGCCAGCAGGGTCGTCTGATCTGTTATCTCGTCAATTACATTCAGGATCTTCCCGATTTCATCCGAGCGGTTGCTGAGTTTTTCAATTGAGCCGGCCGTCTTCCGGACTGTGGATTTTATCCTTTCCATACCCTCTGCTGTTTTTTCAATAGCCGCCAGGCCCACAGAAGTGGCGTCAGACGTAACTTTTACTGAAAGCCTTGCTGATTCCTTTGTATTTGATTCTATTCCCTTAATCGTAGAGTTTATTTCCTCAACGGCAGAAAGCGTCTCCTCCACAGAGCGGGATAATTCACCGGCATTGCCGGCTATTTCATTTATATTCCTTGACATTTCCTCCATGGATGATGACGCTGAATCAACCGCAATAGACAGGTCAATAGCGTTCTTGGCAATTTCCTCTGTTGTCGTTGCCATCTCGTTTGATGAGACAGCCGTCTGCTCGGTTGAAGCGATGAGTCCTGAGACGCTTTCAGCGATCTCACCTATAGACTTATTCAGCTCTTCTATGGATTCCGAGGTCCTGCTTATCGCCTCTGTTTCAATCAGCGAGCCTTCCACAACCTTCTTGGATTCCCTCTCAACATCTACAGTAACATTGACAACCCTCTTGGATACTGAAACTACCCTTTGAATGTTTTTTCCGATATCCAGGGCAGCCTTCGTCATGCTGAGACCAAGCCGGCCCATTTCATCATTGAAACGAATCGGCACCTTGATTGACAGATCACCCTGTGACAAAAGTTTTGCGCTGTTTTCAAATATCTTGACGGGGTTTATTATCGCCATTCTGAAAGCCATCCACAGCAATGCGCTTAAAAGCAGCGTGCCTATAAATAAATATATGACAACAATTTTTATCCTGTAATCCACTCTGTCATAAGCATCTTTCGCAGACATTGAGACCTTTACGGTTCCGATAACACTGCCGGCTGTTTTATCACTGTGGCACTCAGCGCATTTTGCGGAATTTACAAGAGGGTAATAGAAAACTATTTCTTTTCGCAACTTTCGGATAAACCTGGATTTGTTTGCCGCAACCGAATTAACTGCTGCGCGGTCCTCGCTCAGGATATTATTAAAAAGAATGTCCCTGCCTTCAGAGTTAAGCACTGTAACAGCATTAATTTCATTCAAAATGTTTTTTTGCTCGCCGGCGAAGGTCCGGACATCATTAAGATTGCCGCCTGCCAGCACATCGTTCATCTGTTTGGAAACTATAAACGCCGTGTTATTTGAATACGTCATTGCGGTATTGAGCACATCCGACCTGATAAATAAGATGCTGAAAAACCCTATGAACAACCCTCCGATAATCAGCGACAAGACTACAAAGCCGACTATTTTAAGTTCAAGTGATATATCTTTTATTTTCTGAATTAATTTCATATCTTTCCTGAAAATCTTAACTCATTTTAGCTATTTCTTCTACATTTAAAACTGATATGAACCTGTCTTTCATCCTTACAACTCCTTTTACAAAATTCTTTTCCTCGTCATTCAGCGTAGAAGGAGGCTGTAAAAGCGAAGATGAGGGAAACCTCAGCACATCCAAAACCAGCCCGACAAGTATGCCGATAGGCTCTTTTGAAGTCCTGAGTATAATAATTTTGCGCCTGGCGCCGGCCTCCTCTTTAAGTCCTATCCTCTCCCTTATATCAACTACCGGGAGAATCTTCCCGCGGATTGATGTTACCCCCTTAAAATACCTCGCAGATCTCGGCACGGGCGTAATATCCTGAAACCTTAATATTTCGTATATTTCTTTGGTCATTACGGCATATTCCTCATTAGCGACATTAAATGCAAGAATTTCCATCTGCTCATCCACCGGCTCCTCCGCTGCCCCGGGACTGACTGGAAGTTCAGTAACTGCAGGAACTTCCTGCTGAACGGCTTCATGCAGTGTTTTCGCGCTTTCCTTAATGACCGGAGTCTCACTGCTTTCAGTTTTTTGAACATCTGCAGGCGCTTCTTCCTGAACATTCTCAGGCGGCTTCTGCCCGGCTGTTTCTTTTATTTTTTTTCTAATCTTCGCTACATCCATTATTTACCCCGTTTAAACCTAATTCATGAACCACATCATACACCACATCTTTGGGTATCATCTGCAATTCCATGCCAAACCCCTCAAGCAGGGAATTTGAAGCAATATTGTTAATATTCCTCGGAATCCCGCATGAAAATTTACATATAGCGGTTATGGCCTCTTCGCTGAAAAGAGGCTCTGTCTTGCCTGCAACCTTAAGCCTGTAAATTATATATTCCTTTACCTCCTCATCACTAAGCGGGTTAATATGATACCTTAAACCGATCCTCTGCCTCAAAGGGAGGTATGCCTTCCTGTCAAGCCTCACCCTTAAATCAGGCTGTCCGATAAGGACCAGGCTTAACAGATTCCCCTCATCAAGCTGGAAATTGGTCAGCAGCCGTATCTCTTCAAAGGTGGTCCTGTCGGGAATAAGCTGCGCCTCGTCTATAATTATAACAGGCGTGACGCCTTTTGCATGGTCCTCATAAACTTTTTCATAAATTGCCTCAAGCAGGTCGTCTTTATAATGGTTGCTGTCTATTCCAAAACTTTTGGCGATAATCCGCAAAAACTGGGAAGGCGTAAGGCGGGGATTTAAAATTGATATGACCCTGTATTTCTCATCAAGGGAATCCATCAATGCGCGGGACAGCGTAGTCTTGCCGCAGCCGACTTCTCCTGTCAGAAGTATTATCTCCTTTTCTTCAACACCGTGCTGAAGCCTTGCAAGAGCCTCTTCATGCATCTTGCTGTAAAAAAGGAATCTGGGATCCGGAGTCTTGCTGAAAGGCCTGTGTTTTAATCCGAAATAGAATTCATACATAACTTATTCCCTCTTCTCTGACAGCCTCTTAACGGAAAAGGCTTCTTCCATCAAGGCCTCAACATCAAGCACAAGGATAACCTGATGTTTGCCTATTTCAGCCGCGCCTGCCAGCCCGGAAATGTTTTTAAAGTATCCGCCGAGAGATTTCACCACAATTTCCGCCTGCCCCAGCACATTATCAATCAGCAGCCCGAGTCTCCTGTCGCCTATACCGACAATCACCCCGAAATATTCTTCCTTCGGCTCTTCCTTAAGCATGAATATCCTGTCAATCCTGAGCAGCGGAAGCATTTTGCCCCTTGTTTCTATGACCTCCCTGCCCTCAATCGTCTGGATTTTATTGGTGTCAACGATAAAAGTTTCAGAAACAGAGGTCAGCGGAATCGCAAATTTCTCATTTGCCACTTCAATTAAAATCGCCTTGATTATGGCAAGCGTTATAGGCAAAGTAATGGTGAAAGTCGTGCCTGAACCGGCCACGGTTTCAATATCAATAAAACCGCCCAGAGACGCAATTTTTTCCTTTACTATATTCATGCCTATTCCGCGTCCTGAAACCTCGCTGACGCTTTCTTTTGTGCTCAATCCCGGAAGGAAAATAAGGTTTGTAATCTCATTGGAGTCAAACTGCTGGGTTTCAGTCACCAATTTCTTCTCACGGGCTTTCTTGAGAATTTTATCCAGATTAAGTCCGGTGCCGTCGTCGCGGATTGTGATTATTACGTTATTGCCTTTCGGAAAGGACTTGAGGGTCACCGTGCCGCGCTCTTTCTTACCGGAGGCAATTCTTTCATCTTTTGACTCTATTCCGTGGTCTATGGAATTCCTGATAATATGAATCAGCGGGTCTATGATTTCCTCGGCAATGACCTTGTCAATTTCCGTATCTTCGCCGAAAATTT from Nitrospirota bacterium encodes the following:
- a CDS encoding chemotaxis protein CheW — translated: MDVAKIRKKIKETAGQKPPENVQEEAPADVQKTESSETPVIKESAKTLHEAVQQEVPAVTELPVSPGAAEEPVDEQMEILAFNVANEEYAVMTKEIYEILRFQDITPVPRSARYFKGVTSIRGKILPVVDIRERIGLKEEAGARRKIIILRTSKEPIGILVGLVLDVLRFPSSSLLQPPSTLNDEEKNFVKGVVRMKDRFISVLNVEEIAKMS
- a CDS encoding AAA family ATPase translates to MYEFYFGLKHRPFSKTPDPRFLFYSKMHEEALARLQHGVEEKEIILLTGEVGCGKTTLSRALMDSLDEKYRVISILNPRLTPSQFLRIIAKSFGIDSNHYKDDLLEAIYEKVYEDHAKGVTPVIIIDEAQLIPDRTTFEEIRLLTNFQLDEGNLLSLVLIGQPDLRVRLDRKAYLPLRQRIGLRYHINPLSDEEVKEYIIYRLKVAGKTEPLFSEEAITAICKFSCGIPRNINNIASNSLLEGFGMELQMIPKDVVYDVVHELGLNGVNNGCSED
- the phnD gene encoding phosphate/phosphite/phosphonate ABC transporter substrate-binding protein, which gives rise to MKLIQKIKDISLELKIVGFVVLSLIIGGLFIGFFSILFIRSDVLNTAMTYSNNTAFIVSKQMNDVLAGGNLNDVRTFAGEQKNILNEINAVTVLNSEGRDILFNNILSEDRAAVNSVAANKSRFIRKLRKEIVFYYPLVNSAKCAECHSDKTAGSVIGTVKVSMSAKDAYDRVDYRIKIVVIYLFIGTLLLSALLWMAFRMAIINPVKIFENSAKLLSQGDLSIKVPIRFNDEMGRLGLSMTKAALDIGKNIQRVVSVSKRVVNVTVDVERESKKVVEGSLIETEAISRTSESIEELNKSIGEIAESVSGLIASTEQTAVSSNEMATTTEEIAKNAIDLSIAVDSASSSMEEMSRNINEIAGNAGELSRSVEETLSAVEEINSTIKGIESNTKESARLSVKVTSDATSVGLAAIEKTAEGMERIKSTVRKTAGSIEKLSNRSDEIGKILNVIDEITDQTTLLALNAAILAAQAGEYGKGFAVVADEIKDLAERTSYSTQEISSLIQSVQAEISEAVSDMEEGTMTVDEGALLTKEAKESFAQIIESSKHSAEMVAQIENATYEQTKGIGVVTDSMGKIKSMSAQIAEATIEQSKEVNLIMSETEKIREISKHVKNATLEQSKGERQLHDAAENISVLLHEISGSINKQKLNTNNIFISMERIMTLPEGNRSRSFQINKNLRSLLKDAEILMAELHKFKLSSEAEADTIKMGVVPLDSPAEMYRRFTPLAEYLAKKLNKTVDLRLAVDFAGTIGDFGEGVTNICYMTPSTYIEAKEKYGIEALVKALRGGRYYHHAVIIAKAGGKIKSIDDIKGASFAFGDSRSTSSYIVPRAMLLEAGIDLKDLSYYDHLGHHDGVAAAVLSGEFDAGGVMESTALRLRDKGLNLLKYSSEIPEFNFCVNSNMSEKEKLQIKQALLELDDRKASDMQILRSIDPNYTGFTEAADNDYEEIRNLMRKFKLL